One genomic segment of Pirellulales bacterium includes these proteins:
- a CDS encoding pantoate--beta-alanine ligase: protein MPNASAISNSPLIAATVRETQQLVRAQKQAGKRVGLVPTMGALH, encoded by the coding sequence GCGAGTGCCATTTCGAATTCACCGCTCATCGCCGCCACCGTGCGCGAAACCCAGCAGCTGGTTCGCGCTCAAAAGCAGGCCGGCAAGCGCGTCGGGCTGGTTCCCACGATGGGCGCCCTGCAC